One region of Pseudomonas sp. B21-040 genomic DNA includes:
- a CDS encoding cobalamin biosynthesis protein, producing the protein MTETRTAPTLVVGLGCQRGCPASTLRALLDQALQAHQVGLHEIKALASIDLKRDESGLVELAAQLELPLLFFSSEQLACYHTKLTHHSDIAFERTGCYGVAESAALALAEQLAQAPAKLLISRQKYAQATLALAGAA; encoded by the coding sequence ATGACAGAGACCCGCACAGCGCCGACGTTAGTGGTCGGCCTGGGCTGCCAGCGCGGCTGCCCCGCCAGCACGCTGCGGGCATTGCTTGATCAGGCGTTACAGGCTCATCAAGTCGGACTTCACGAAATAAAGGCCCTGGCCAGCATCGACCTGAAACGCGACGAGTCGGGTCTGGTCGAGCTGGCCGCACAACTCGAGTTGCCGTTGTTGTTTTTCAGCAGTGAACAATTGGCCTGCTATCACACCAAACTCACCCATCATTCAGACATCGCCTTCGAGCGCACGGGCTGTTATGGCGTAGCGGAAAGTGCTGCCCTGGCATTGGCCGAACAATTGGCCCAGGCGCCAGCGAAGTTGCTGATATCCCGACAAAAATACGCTCAGGCGACCCTGGCATTGGCCGGCGCTGCGTAA
- a CDS encoding CbtB-domain containing protein — protein MSIITSTGSSSTASTTTTLTQRLTAAVCASILGACLVYFAGFSHIEAVHNAAHDTRHSSAFPCH, from the coding sequence ATGTCGATCATCACCAGCACCGGCTCCAGCAGCACCGCCAGCACCACCACAACCCTGACCCAACGCCTGACCGCCGCCGTGTGTGCGTCGATCCTGGGCGCGTGCCTTGTCTATTTCGCCGGTTTCTCGCACATAGAAGCGGTGCACAACGCCGCGCACGATACCCGTCACAGCTCTGCGTTCCCTTGCCATTGA
- a CDS encoding NADH:flavin oxidoreductase/NADH oxidase family protein, which produces MSPFQALNLPNGQTVGNRIAKAAMEENLADTGQGPSRALFQLYQAWAEGEAGLLLTGNVMIDRRAMTGPGGVVLEDERHIEQFRQWATIGRAGGAHFWVQLNHPGRQTMANLGQQALAPSAVALDLGGFSKMFAEPKPMSEANISEVITRFATSAALAEKAGFTGVQIHAAHGYLLSQFLSPLTNQRTDRWGGSLENRARLLLDVVRAVREAVSPQFCVAVKLNSADFQRGGFDADDARQVIRWLNEQRIDLLELSGGSYEAPAMQGEARDGRTLAREAYFLEMAGELASVANMPVMVTGGIRRLAIVEQVLDSGIAMAGIGTAMAVEPQLVKQWRQGQNSHPQLPPIRWKRKPLAALANMAVVKFQLKRLSRGRKPQPQVSALWALILDQLYISRRTRQYRQAMSK; this is translated from the coding sequence ATGTCGCCCTTCCAAGCGTTAAATCTGCCCAACGGCCAGACCGTCGGTAATCGTATCGCCAAAGCCGCGATGGAAGAAAACCTCGCCGATACCGGCCAAGGGCCGTCACGCGCCTTGTTTCAGCTGTATCAGGCCTGGGCCGAGGGCGAAGCCGGCCTGTTGCTGACTGGCAATGTCATGATCGATCGCCGCGCCATGACCGGCCCCGGTGGCGTGGTGCTGGAAGACGAACGGCATATCGAACAGTTCCGTCAGTGGGCAACCATTGGCCGGGCCGGTGGTGCGCATTTCTGGGTGCAATTGAACCATCCCGGCCGCCAGACCATGGCCAACCTCGGCCAACAAGCCTTGGCGCCGTCGGCGGTGGCGCTGGACCTGGGGGGCTTTTCGAAGATGTTTGCCGAGCCCAAACCCATGTCCGAGGCCAATATCAGCGAGGTGATCACCCGCTTCGCCACCAGCGCAGCTCTCGCCGAAAAGGCCGGGTTCACTGGCGTGCAGATCCATGCGGCGCACGGTTACCTGCTCAGCCAGTTCCTCTCGCCGCTGACCAATCAGCGGACCGACCGTTGGGGCGGATCACTGGAAAATCGCGCGCGTTTGCTGCTGGACGTGGTCCGCGCCGTTCGCGAGGCGGTATCGCCGCAGTTTTGTGTGGCAGTGAAACTCAATTCCGCCGACTTCCAGCGTGGCGGTTTTGATGCCGACGATGCCCGTCAGGTGATCCGGTGGCTCAATGAGCAACGCATCGACCTGCTGGAACTCTCCGGCGGCAGCTACGAAGCCCCCGCGATGCAAGGTGAAGCCCGCGACGGCCGGACCTTGGCGCGCGAAGCCTACTTTCTGGAAATGGCCGGTGAACTGGCCAGTGTGGCGAACATGCCGGTGATGGTAACCGGCGGCATCCGGCGTCTGGCTATCGTGGAGCAGGTGCTCGACAGCGGCATCGCCATGGCCGGCATTGGCACGGCGATGGCCGTCGAACCGCAATTGGTCAAACAGTGGCGCCAAGGTCAGAACAGTCACCCGCAGTTGCCGCCGATCCGCTGGAAACGCAAACCATTGGCCGCGCTGGCGAACATGGCGGTGGTGAAGTTTCAGCTCAAGCGACTCAGCCGCGGGCGTAAGCCTCAGCCGCAGGTATCGGCGCTGTGGGCATTGATTCTTGACCAGTTGTACATCAGCCGACGGACTCGCCAGTATCGTCAGGCGATGAGTAAGTAA
- the cobW gene encoding cobalamin biosynthesis protein CobW translates to MKTLAKLPVTIVTGFLGSGKTTLLRHMLDNAQGRRIAVIVNEFGELGIDGEILKQCSIGCTEEEANGRVYELANGCLCCTVQEEFFPVMRELVARRGDLDHILIETSGLALPKPLVQAFQWPEIRSACTVDAVITVVDSPAVAAGTFAAFPDQVDAQRKLDPNLDHESPLHELFADQLASADLVILNKADLISPEDLARVRLEVAEELPPAVKVIEASSGRLPLDVLIGLGAGSEEHIDSRHSHHDHHHDGDDHDGDDHDDHDHDAFDSISLELPQADESLLLDALTQLVVKHGILRVKGFAAIPNKPMRLLIQGVGTRFDKHFDRQWGADEARTTRLVLIGQDLDAAQLEAQLRAALSV, encoded by the coding sequence ATGAAAACACTGGCCAAACTCCCCGTCACCATCGTTACCGGTTTCCTCGGCTCGGGCAAAACCACGCTGCTGCGGCACATGCTCGACAACGCTCAGGGCCGTCGCATCGCGGTGATCGTCAACGAGTTTGGCGAGCTGGGCATTGACGGCGAAATCCTCAAGCAATGCTCCATCGGCTGCACCGAAGAAGAAGCCAACGGTCGCGTTTATGAGTTGGCCAACGGCTGCCTGTGCTGCACGGTTCAGGAAGAATTCTTCCCGGTGATGCGCGAACTGGTTGCCCGTCGCGGCGACCTCGATCACATCCTCATCGAAACCTCGGGCCTGGCCCTGCCAAAACCGTTGGTTCAAGCCTTCCAATGGCCGGAAATCCGCAGTGCCTGCACCGTCGACGCGGTCATTACCGTCGTCGACAGCCCGGCCGTGGCCGCCGGCACCTTTGCCGCGTTCCCGGATCAGGTCGACGCCCAGCGTAAACTCGACCCGAACCTGGACCATGAATCGCCGCTGCACGAGCTGTTCGCAGACCAATTGGCCAGCGCCGACCTGGTGATCCTCAACAAGGCCGACCTGATCAGCCCTGAAGACCTGGCCCGCGTGCGCCTTGAAGTCGCTGAAGAATTGCCACCGGCGGTCAAAGTCATCGAAGCCAGCAGCGGTCGCCTACCGCTGGACGTGCTGATCGGCCTCGGTGCCGGTTCCGAAGAGCACATCGACAGCCGTCACAGCCATCACGACCATCACCACGACGGTGATGACCACGACGGTGATGACCACGACGACCACGATCACGATGCGTTTGACTCGATCTCCCTCGAACTGCCGCAAGCCGACGAAAGCCTGCTGCTGGATGCGCTGACCCAACTGGTGGTCAAGCATGGCATCCTGCGTGTGAAAGGCTTCGCCGCGATCCCCAACAAACCGATGCGTTTGCTGATTCAGGGCGTGGGCACGCGTTTCGACAAGCACTTTGACCGTCAGTGGGGCGCCGATGAGGCGCGGACCACGCGCTTGGTGTTGATCGGTCAAGACCTGGACGCCGCGCAACTCGAAGCGCAATTGCGCGCCGCGCTCAGCGTTTAA
- a CDS encoding MBL fold metallo-hydrolase: MLTVINVGQGDAFILNPGQGCDLSDPPLLIDTGPAKANIENILSPGIYRLLITHSHEDHIGGVPRLLKSKKIEIFHTYIPYYLPEITKIYGYLKKHTTEKLKQPNWKLISTLHPQLVAQGDTLCTHATILNPLATPKKFSTTSQPPKRPSNKR, from the coding sequence ATGCTAACTGTAATAAACGTAGGTCAAGGCGACGCCTTTATTCTGAATCCAGGACAAGGTTGTGATTTAAGCGATCCACCGCTTCTAATAGACACAGGTCCCGCCAAGGCGAATATTGAAAACATACTGAGCCCAGGTATTTATCGGTTACTAATCACCCACTCACACGAAGATCATATCGGTGGGGTTCCGCGACTATTAAAGTCAAAAAAAATAGAAATTTTCCACACTTATATCCCCTACTATCTTCCTGAAATAACAAAAATATACGGCTATCTAAAAAAACACACCACTGAAAAACTTAAACAGCCGAACTGGAAGTTGATCAGCACCTTGCACCCGCAGTTGGTCGCACAGGGAGATACTTTGTGCACCCACGCAACCATATTGAACCCCCTCGCCACCCCGAAAAAATTTTCGACGACTTCCCAACCTCCGAAACGTCCATCGAACAAGCGCTGA
- a CDS encoding VWA domain-containing protein → MAKKALGIRPRSDAGANARPRAGRLDNGKQGKRHAARSGSINWPGTLLNGRPRQCSDVLFHLRTRSAHELWLVIVDASASTRRHQALSDAKGLLAQLFDDAYRQRARLALLTASGNVPKWQVQGLKASSGLRTWLDGLGASGGTPVLAALEEAGRWLVARKIRFPAEQQRVLLLTDGRLKEWSVLPALDCPILLVDIERGAIRLNRARRLASDLCATYLHIDIPESPIVF, encoded by the coding sequence CTGGCCAAAAAAGCCTTAGGCATTCGCCCTCGATCTGATGCGGGGGCGAATGCCAGACCCCGCGCAGGACGGCTGGACAACGGCAAGCAAGGCAAGCGTCACGCCGCACGCAGCGGCTCGATCAATTGGCCCGGAACCTTGCTCAACGGCCGGCCACGTCAATGCAGCGATGTACTGTTCCATCTGCGCACGCGAAGCGCCCATGAATTGTGGCTGGTGATCGTCGATGCGTCGGCTTCGACGCGGCGTCATCAAGCATTAAGCGATGCCAAGGGTTTGCTGGCGCAATTGTTCGACGATGCCTATCGCCAACGTGCGCGACTGGCGTTGCTGACGGCCAGCGGCAATGTGCCGAAATGGCAGGTGCAAGGCTTGAAAGCCTCCAGCGGTTTGCGTACCTGGCTTGATGGGCTGGGTGCAAGCGGCGGCACGCCAGTGTTGGCGGCGCTGGAAGAGGCCGGGCGTTGGCTGGTGGCACGGAAAATACGCTTCCCCGCGGAGCAGCAGCGAGTGTTGCTGCTGACCGATGGACGATTGAAAGAGTGGTCAGTTCTGCCTGCTCTGGATTGTCCCATTTTGCTGGTGGATATCGAAAGAGGAGCGATTCGACTAAACCGGGCTAGACGGTTGGCAAGTGACTTGTGTGCCACTTATTTGCATATCGATATCCCGGAATCTCCCATTGTTTTCTGA
- a CDS encoding CbtA family protein yields the protein MIKRIAQTAGFTGLLAALLLTLLQSFWVAPLILQAETYEKAEPAVVQPHEHADGAMAAHTHDAEAWEPEDGWQRVLSTTGGNLVVAVGFALMLAGLYTLRAPNSTAQGLLWGLAGYATFVLAPTLGLPPELPGTAAADLAQRQIWWIGTAASTAAGIALIVFSRHWLMKVLGAAILATPHVIGAPQPEVHSMLAPEALEAQFKIASQLTNVAFWLALGLISAWLFRRKNDGQYHA from the coding sequence ATGATCAAGCGTATTGCGCAAACCGCAGGTTTCACCGGGTTGCTGGCCGCCCTGTTGCTGACCCTGCTGCAAAGTTTCTGGGTGGCACCGCTGATCCTTCAGGCCGAAACCTACGAAAAAGCCGAGCCGGCAGTGGTTCAACCCCATGAACACGCCGACGGCGCCATGGCCGCTCATACCCACGACGCCGAAGCCTGGGAGCCGGAAGACGGCTGGCAGCGCGTGCTGTCGACCACCGGCGGCAACCTGGTGGTCGCGGTCGGTTTTGCCCTGATGCTTGCCGGTCTCTATACCCTGCGGGCGCCAAACAGCACCGCACAAGGTCTGCTCTGGGGCTTGGCCGGTTACGCGACGTTCGTCCTCGCACCGACCCTCGGCCTGCCACCTGAATTGCCGGGCACTGCCGCAGCCGATCTGGCACAACGGCAGATCTGGTGGATCGGCACGGCGGCGTCCACAGCAGCCGGCATCGCCCTGATCGTGTTCAGCCGTCATTGGCTGATGAAAGTGCTGGGCGCGGCGATTCTGGCCACTCCACATGTCATCGGCGCACCTCAGCCGGAAGTGCATTCGATGCTCGCGCCGGAAGCCCTGGAAGCGCAGTTCAAAATCGCTTCGCAGCTGACCAACGTGGCGTTCTGGCTGGCCTTGGGCCTGATCAGTGCCTGGTTGTTCCGACGCAAAAACGATGGCCAATACCACGCATGA
- the cobN gene encoding cobaltochelatase subunit CobN yields the protein MHLLRTQPGGFVSDDNIADLGQTPAELVILCSGDSSLALLAEAAQQLPDDYPSVRLANPMQVQNHASVDLYVDEVLRHAKVILISLHGGIAYWRYGIERLVELSQRGVQLILVPGDDRPDPELSDLSTVAAGDRDRLWQFLRQGGMGNALDFFRCLATQWLGRDYAWAEPQTLPRTAIYHPKKSPAVLKDWQADWHADQPVAAVLFYRSHLQAANTGFIDVFCQRLQAAGLNPLPIAVASLKEPGCLTVVEDWLDEVEAGVILNTTGFAQSSPEAPHLRPFRRNIPVIQAICAQDNEPGWRASEQGLGPRDLAMHIALPELDGRIISRPISFKDLAWRSERSQSDVVCYRPQPERMDFVAELARRWIDLARLANSEKRIALILANYPTRDGRIGNGVGLDTPAAALNILRALQVEGYPLSAELPDSGTALIQQLLGGVSNDLDTLDQRPCHQSLTLDEYRQMFDALPEANRQAVLERWGTPESDPMCRGGRMMIAGLRFGLTFVGIQPARGYQVDPSAVYHDPDLVPPHGYLAFYFWLRNTYGAHGVIHVGKHGNLEWLPGKGVGLSENCWPDALLGPLPNIYPFIVNDPGEGAQAKRRTQAVIIDHLMPPLTRAETYGPLRNLELLADEYYEAQLLDPRRARELQRDILQLVRDTHIDRELQLDEKLDSDADAAIWLPRLDTYLCDLKESQIRDGLHIFGESPTGRLRIDTLLALLRIPRGDGRGAQSSLLRALAKAFELGFDPLDCALADPWEGPRPIELQTLTDEAWRTAGDTRERLELFAAQLISQTLMTESGPCRSEPARDAVHHSTLMSIDPLLSRAGSLLQETGWSDVQAILDSLREVVAPRLDACGPAEMRGLLDALKGRFVPAGPSGAPSRGRLDVLPTGRNFYSVDVRNLPTTTAWRIGFQSANLILERHLQDHGDHLRQLGLSVWGTATMRTGGDDIAQAMALMGVRPVWATGSQRVDDFEILPLSLLDRPRVDVTLRVSGFFRDAFANLIRLFDAAVQAVAALDEPDDLNPLAAKVRAEREALMQSGLDEDAANRQAGWRIFGAKPGAYGAGVQGAIDGRLWQSREDLAEVYLNWGGYAYGGSDEGTAAREQFAQRLSQVQAVLQNQDNREHDLLDSNDYYQFQGGMLAAVESLSGEAAASYHGDHSQPDLPKIRTLKEELNRVIRSRAANPKWIDGAKRHGYKGAFELAATVDNLFAFDATTQLIDDHQYALLADAYLLDPATRDFVREHNPHALRDMTERMLEAQQRGMWKEPGEYREALENLLLDIEEDS from the coding sequence ATGCACCTGCTCAGGACCCAGCCCGGCGGTTTCGTGTCGGACGACAACATCGCCGACCTTGGACAAACCCCCGCCGAGCTGGTGATCCTGTGCAGCGGTGATTCCAGCCTGGCGCTGCTCGCAGAAGCCGCGCAGCAATTGCCCGATGATTATCCCAGCGTGCGCCTGGCCAATCCGATGCAGGTGCAAAACCATGCCTCGGTCGACCTGTATGTCGACGAAGTGCTGCGGCACGCCAAGGTGATTCTGATTTCGCTGCACGGCGGCATCGCCTATTGGCGTTACGGCATCGAGCGGCTGGTGGAGCTTTCCCAGCGGGGCGTGCAACTGATTCTGGTGCCGGGTGATGATCGCCCGGACCCGGAACTCAGCGACCTGAGCACCGTGGCGGCCGGCGATCGCGACCGGCTCTGGCAGTTTTTGCGTCAGGGCGGCATGGGCAATGCCCTGGATTTTTTTCGCTGCCTGGCCACTCAATGGCTTGGCCGCGATTACGCCTGGGCCGAGCCCCAAACCCTGCCGCGCACGGCGATTTACCATCCGAAAAAAAGCCCCGCAGTCCTGAAAGACTGGCAAGCCGATTGGCACGCCGATCAACCGGTGGCGGCGGTGTTGTTTTACCGCTCGCATTTGCAGGCGGCCAATACCGGTTTTATCGATGTTTTCTGCCAGCGTTTGCAGGCGGCGGGGTTAAATCCCTTGCCGATTGCCGTGGCCAGTTTGAAAGAGCCCGGCTGCCTGACGGTGGTCGAGGATTGGCTGGATGAAGTCGAGGCGGGGGTGATTTTGAACACCACCGGTTTCGCCCAATCCAGCCCCGAAGCGCCGCACCTGCGACCGTTTCGCCGCAACATCCCGGTGATTCAGGCGATTTGCGCCCAAGACAACGAGCCCGGATGGCGCGCCAGTGAGCAAGGCCTCGGCCCGCGTGACCTGGCGATGCACATCGCATTGCCGGAACTGGACGGCCGCATCATCAGCCGCCCGATCAGCTTCAAGGACTTGGCGTGGCGCAGCGAGCGCAGTCAGTCGGACGTCGTTTGCTATCGTCCTCAACCCGAACGCATGGATTTCGTCGCCGAACTGGCGCGGCGCTGGATCGATCTGGCGCGGCTGGCGAACAGCGAAAAACGTATCGCCCTGATTCTCGCCAACTACCCGACCCGGGATGGGCGCATCGGCAATGGCGTCGGCCTCGATACCCCGGCCGCCGCGTTGAATATCTTGCGAGCGCTGCAGGTCGAGGGTTATCCGCTGTCGGCCGAGTTACCGGACAGCGGAACGGCGTTGATCCAGCAATTACTCGGCGGGGTCAGCAACGACCTCGATACCCTGGATCAGCGTCCCTGCCATCAAAGCCTCACGCTGGACGAATACCGGCAGATGTTCGACGCCTTGCCCGAGGCCAACCGCCAAGCAGTGCTGGAACGCTGGGGCACGCCCGAAAGCGATCCGATGTGCCGTGGCGGACGAATGATGATCGCCGGCCTGCGCTTCGGCCTGACCTTCGTCGGTATTCAGCCGGCGCGTGGTTATCAGGTGGACCCGAGCGCGGTGTATCACGACCCGGACCTGGTGCCGCCGCACGGTTATCTGGCGTTCTACTTCTGGCTGCGCAACACCTACGGGGCCCACGGCGTGATTCACGTCGGCAAGCACGGCAACCTCGAATGGTTGCCGGGCAAAGGTGTCGGGCTCTCGGAAAACTGCTGGCCGGACGCATTGCTCGGGCCGCTGCCGAACATTTATCCGTTTATCGTCAATGACCCGGGCGAGGGCGCGCAGGCCAAGCGCCGCACTCAAGCGGTGATCATCGATCACCTGATGCCGCCGCTGACCCGCGCTGAAACCTACGGACCACTGCGCAATCTCGAATTGCTGGCCGACGAGTATTACGAAGCGCAACTGCTCGATCCGCGTCGTGCTCGGGAATTGCAGCGCGACATCCTGCAACTGGTGCGCGACACGCACATTGATCGTGAACTGCAACTGGACGAAAAACTCGACAGCGATGCCGACGCGGCGATCTGGTTGCCGCGTCTGGACACCTATCTCTGCGATTTGAAGGAATCGCAGATTCGCGATGGCCTGCACATCTTTGGCGAGTCACCGACCGGGCGCTTGCGCATCGACACCTTGCTGGCCTTGCTGCGGATTCCCCGTGGCGATGGTCGTGGTGCGCAATCCAGTTTGCTGCGAGCGTTGGCGAAGGCGTTCGAGCTGGGATTCGATCCTCTGGATTGTGCGTTGGCTGACCCATGGGAAGGGCCGCGCCCCATTGAACTGCAAACCCTCACCGATGAAGCCTGGCGCACGGCGGGTGATACCCGTGAACGCCTGGAATTGTTCGCCGCTCAACTCATCTCGCAGACTTTGATGACTGAATCCGGTCCCTGTAGGAGCGAGCCTGCTCGCGATGCGGTTCATCATTCAACATTGATGTCGATTGACCCACTGCTATCGCGAGCAGGCTCACTCCTACAGGAGACGGGTTGGTCCGACGTGCAAGCCATCCTCGACAGCCTGCGCGAAGTCGTCGCACCACGCCTTGACGCCTGCGGCCCAGCCGAAATGCGCGGTCTGCTCGACGCCCTGAAGGGCCGCTTCGTTCCCGCCGGCCCCAGCGGCGCACCCAGCCGCGGCCGTCTGGACGTGCTGCCTACCGGGCGCAACTTCTATTCGGTGGACGTGCGCAACCTGCCGACCACCACCGCGTGGCGCATCGGTTTCCAGTCGGCCAACCTGATCCTTGAACGACATCTGCAAGACCACGGCGATCATCTGCGCCAACTCGGTTTGTCCGTGTGGGGCACCGCGACCATGCGCACTGGCGGCGACGACATTGCCCAAGCCATGGCGCTGATGGGCGTGCGTCCGGTCTGGGCGACCGGCAGTCAGCGAGTCGACGATTTCGAGATTCTGCCGCTGAGCTTGCTCGACCGCCCGCGTGTGGACGTTACCTTGCGCGTCTCCGGTTTTTTCCGCGATGCCTTTGCCAACCTGATCCGCTTGTTCGACGCCGCGGTGCAAGCGGTCGCCGCGCTGGATGAACCCGACGACCTGAACCCGTTGGCGGCCAAAGTGCGTGCCGAACGTGAAGCGTTGATGCAATCGGGGCTGGATGAAGACGCTGCGAATCGTCAGGCCGGTTGGCGAATTTTCGGGGCCAAACCCGGTGCGTATGGTGCCGGCGTGCAGGGCGCCATCGACGGGCGTCTGTGGCAAAGCCGCGAAGATCTGGCCGAGGTATACCTGAACTGGGGCGGCTATGCTTATGGCGGCTCGGACGAAGGTACCGCCGCTCGCGAACAATTCGCCCAGCGCCTGAGCCAGGTGCAAGCGGTGCTGCAAAACCAGGACAATCGCGAGCACGACTTGCTCGATTCCAACGATTATTACCAGTTCCAGGGCGGCATGCTCGCCGCCGTAGAAAGCCTCAGCGGTGAAGCCGCGGCCAGTTACCACGGCGATCACAGTCAACCGGACTTGCCGAAAATCCGCACCTTGAAGGAAGAGCTGAACCGGGTGATTCGTTCCCGGGCGGCCAATCCAAAGTGGATCGACGGGGCCAAGCGTCACGGCTACAAAGGCGCGTTTGAACTGGCGGCGACGGTCGACAACCTGTTTGCGTTCGACGCCACTACGCAACTGATTGACGATCACCAGTACGCGTTACTGGCCGACGCTTATTTGCTCGATCCGGCAACTCGCGATTTCGTTCGCGAGCACAACCCGCATGCGTTGCGAGACATGACCGAACGGATGCTGGAAGCGCAGCAGCGAGGGATGTGGAAGGAACCGGGCGAGTATCGCGAGGCGCTGGAGAATTTGTTGTTGGATATAGAAGAAGATTCATGA
- a CDS encoding ATP-binding protein — translation MTDTPHFPLSAVVGADDLKLALYLTAIDPKIGGVLIEGPRGMAKSTLARGLADLLASGQFVTLPLGATEERLVGTLDLDAALSDGRAQFSPGVLAKADGGVLYVDEVNLLPDHLVDLLLDVAASGTNLIERDGISHRHSAKFVLIGTMNPEEGELRPQLLDRFGLNVALSGHTAPTERGQIIRRRLDFDSDPQQFCAQWEHQQQALRERCEKARSLLASIPLDDQALALITERCFAAGVDGLRADLVWLRAARAHAAWQGANAITEDDIDAVADFALRHRRREQTPPAPQSSQSPSAQPPNPSEGQGQWGDMPAQASPVGARREVPSWPKKP, via the coding sequence ATGACCGACACCCCGCATTTCCCGTTATCCGCCGTGGTCGGCGCCGACGACTTGAAGCTCGCCCTGTACCTGACCGCCATCGACCCGAAAATCGGTGGCGTACTCATCGAAGGCCCTCGCGGCATGGCCAAATCGACCCTGGCCCGTGGTCTGGCAGATCTGCTCGCCAGCGGTCAATTCGTCACGCTGCCGCTGGGTGCAACCGAGGAACGACTGGTCGGCACCCTCGACCTGGATGCGGCGCTGAGCGATGGCCGTGCGCAATTTTCCCCCGGCGTACTGGCCAAGGCTGACGGCGGCGTGCTCTATGTCGATGAGGTCAATCTGCTGCCCGATCACCTCGTGGACCTGTTGCTTGACGTCGCCGCCAGCGGCACCAACCTGATCGAACGCGACGGCATTTCCCATCGGCATTCGGCGAAATTCGTACTGATCGGCACCATGAACCCGGAAGAGGGCGAGTTGCGTCCACAACTGCTCGATCGCTTTGGCCTTAACGTTGCGCTCAGCGGCCATACCGCACCGACCGAGCGTGGTCAGATCATCCGTCGACGACTGGATTTCGACAGCGATCCGCAACAGTTCTGCGCGCAGTGGGAACATCAACAGCAGGCGCTGCGCGAACGCTGCGAGAAGGCCCGTAGTCTGTTGGCGAGCATCCCCCTCGACGATCAAGCGCTCGCACTGATTACGGAGCGCTGCTTTGCCGCCGGGGTCGATGGCTTGCGCGCCGACCTGGTCTGGCTGCGCGCCGCCCGCGCCCATGCCGCATGGCAAGGGGCGAACGCGATCACCGAGGACGATATCGACGCCGTCGCCGACTTCGCCTTGCGTCATCGTCGCCGCGAGCAAACACCGCCGGCACCGCAATCCAGTCAGTCACCGTCTGCGCAACCTCCCAACCCGAGCGAAGGCCAGGGCCAATGGGGAGACATGCCGGCCCAGGCGTCGCCGGTCGGCGCCCGCCGTGAAGTGCCGAGCTGGCCAAAAAAGCCTTAG
- the cobM gene encoding precorrin-4 C(11)-methyltransferase, whose translation MTVYFIGAGPGDPELITVKGQRLIRSCPVIIYAGSLVPVAVLEGHRAEQVVNSAELHLEQIIELIKTAHANGQDVARVHSGDPSLYGAIGEQIRYLRELDIPFEIVPGVTATAACAALLGAELTLPDISQSVILTRYADKTAMPAGEELGSLAQHGATMAIHLGVNHLEKILAELLPHYGADCPIAVIHRATWPDQDWVVGTLEDIAGKVEAKGFRRTALILVGRVLGSDQFSASSLYRAGHAHLYRP comes from the coding sequence ATGACCGTCTACTTCATTGGCGCAGGCCCCGGCGACCCGGAACTGATCACGGTCAAAGGCCAACGGCTGATTCGCAGCTGCCCGGTGATCATCTATGCCGGCTCCCTGGTGCCCGTGGCCGTGCTGGAAGGCCATCGCGCCGAACAGGTGGTCAACAGCGCCGAATTACACCTGGAACAGATCATCGAACTGATCAAAACCGCCCACGCCAACGGCCAGGACGTGGCACGGGTGCATTCCGGCGATCCGAGCCTGTATGGCGCGATTGGCGAACAGATTCGCTACCTGCGTGAGCTCGACATTCCGTTTGAAATCGTACCGGGCGTAACGGCGACAGCGGCGTGCGCGGCGCTTTTAGGGGCGGAACTGACCCTGCCGGACATTTCGCAAAGCGTGATTTTGACCCGCTACGCGGACAAGACAGCCATGCCGGCTGGCGAAGAACTGGGCAGCCTGGCGCAACATGGGGCGACCATGGCCATTCATTTGGGCGTCAATCACCTGGAGAAAATCCTCGCTGAACTGCTGCCGCATTACGGCGCGGACTGCCCGATCGCGGTGATCCACCGGGCGACCTGGCCGGATCAGGATTGGGTAGTGGGGACACTTGAGGACATTGCCGGGAAGGTTGAAGCGAAGGGATTTCGGCGCACGGCGTTGATCTTGGTCGGGCGGGTATTGGGGAGTGACCAGTTCAGCGCCTCGTCGCTGTATCGCGCGGGGCATGCGCATTTGTATCGCCCCTGA